From a region of the Salvelinus alpinus chromosome 2, SLU_Salpinus.1, whole genome shotgun sequence genome:
- the LOC139564206 gene encoding interleukin-17 receptor C-like isoform X1 — MKVMFFEWSLAILLSIQLLVSASKLEMIDYESQHVTCSKGLFNCTVKACAGIPIQKCPVDAKGLSVQPVLCCRQGTACRPCLHIRLDIQPRNDQTASYASVCYTVPQLIMPLCKKLEFTVIPAAPDEQASSKQAWLSLLLESKALSFSSQVTVYVCNLHSTVVLPSVDEVCSSASQGVVEECEVPSFSTPIDPERREVMLRVAKEEDSPYHLEMCLQHEHNGMCRTWKEKSLPLHSVTPCMCFQLWWDKGDERSRRSRSCPFRNNTELFQRNLWENVSVSVVQGQMNSGGAMLSWNLTAPCRVEAEVWPCQRDAGVDKDRCTELGDIRQRLSNDIWRENDRGLWLMPGVFEDVKPGLDLCVMVKVKGKNSELGPFCPIDSRWWHWRWGLLVLVSLMLVGLAGMCLYFLHGKLKRWAWEWHQKECDQLPIRGHVVLLSPPDVDNSVSELVCELGSSLHARGLSVSVDLWSRAELCSLGPLPWLHSQLQPLDSQGGRALLVLTQAAWKKAEDWGQQWDQHGQQGRDIAQAVEEKRLLQGLSSPYADVFSAALSCIKVDHQQGCAGKRFLLVHFEAHSSKPLSSERDLPELFQGLPLFHLPSQRQELLVQLAIGSNGPRAGIGG; from the exons GGTCTCTTTAACTGCACAGTGAAGGCATGTGCTGGGATTCCGATCCAAAAGTGTCCTGTGGATGCAAAAGGGCTGTCGGTGCAGCCTGTGCTGTGCTGCAGACAGGGCACAGCATGCAGACCTTGCCTACACATTCGCCTTGACATCCAGCCCAGAAACGACCAGACAG caTCGTATGCGAGTGTGTGTTACACTGTGCCACAGCTAATAATGCCTCTGTGCAAAAAGCTCGAGTTCACAGTGATCCCTGCTGCTCCGGATGAGCAAGCTTCATCCAAG CAGGCATGGCTGTCACTGCTGCTTGAGTCTAAAGCCCTGTCCTTCAGCAGTCAGGTGACTGTGTATGTTTGTAACCTTCACTCGACTGTGGTGCTTCCGTCAGTGGATGAAG TGTGCTCATCCGCCTCACAGGGAGTTGTAGAGGAATGTGAAG TCCCCAGTTTCAGCACTCCGATTGATCCGGAGAGACGTGAGGTGATGCTGCGAGTCGCAAAGGAAGAGGACAGTCCCTACCACCTAGAAATGTGCCTACAACATGAACATAATGGAATGTGCAGG ACCTGGAAAGAGAAGTCCCTTCCACTGCACTCTGTCACCCCCTGCATGTGCTTCCAG tTGTGGTGGGATAAAGGAGACGAGAGGTCTCGTCGATCTAGGAGCTGTCCTTTTAGGAACAACACCG AGCTGTTCCAGAGGAACCTATGGGAGAATGTGTCAGTATCTGTGGTACAGGGCCAGATGAACAGTGGCGGTGCAATGCTGTCCTGGAACCTGACTGCCCCCTGTAGGGTGGAGGCTGAAGTGTGGCCCTGCCAGAGAGATGCAGGCGTGGACAAGGACAGATGCACAGAGCTGGGGGACATTAGGCAGCGTCTGTCAAATGACATATGGAGGGAAAATGACAGGGGACTCTGG CTGATGCCAGGTGTGTTTGAGGATGTCAAACCTGGCCTTGATCTCTGTGTGATG GTGAAGGTCAAAGGGAAGAACAGTGAGCTTGGCCCCTTCTGTCCCATTGACT CCAGATGGTGGCACTGGCGCTGGGGTTTGCTGGTTCTGGTCTCCCTGATGCTGGTAGGCCTAGCAGGAATGTGTCTCTATTTCCTGCATGGCAAACTGAAAC GGTGGGCATGGGAATGGCACCAGAAGGAGTGTGATCAAC TACCTATAAGGGGCCACGTGGTGCTGCTGAGCCCGCCGGATGTGGATAACTCTGTGTCAGAGCTGGTATGTGAGCTTGGCTCCTCTCTGCATGCCAGGGGCCTCAGTGTGTCTGTGGACCTGTGGAGTCGGGCTGAGCTGTGCTCTCTGGGGCCCCTGCCCTGGCTGCACTCCCAGCTGCAGCCCCTGGACAGCCAGGGGGGCAGGGCCTTACTGGTACTGACGCAGGCAGCCTGGAAGAAGGCAGAGGATTGGGGTCAACAGTGGGACCAGCATGGCCAGCAGGGAAGGGACATAGCCCAGGCAGTGGAGGAGAAGAGGCTTCTCCAGGGCTTGTCCTCCCCATACGCGGACGTGTTCAGTGCCGCTCTGAGCTGCATCAAGGTGGACCACCAGCAAGGGTGCGCTGGAAAGCGCTTCCTCCTGGTCCACTTTGAGGCCCATTCTTCCAAGCCCCTCAGCAGTGAAAGGGATCTCCCAGAGTTGTTCCAAGGGCTGCCCTTGTTTCACCTGCCCTCCCAGAGACAGGAGCTCCTCGTTCAGCTGGCCATAGGGTCTAATGGGCCTAGGGCTGGTATAGGTGGATAG
- the LOC139564206 gene encoding interleukin-17 receptor C-like isoform X2, whose translation MKVMFFEWSLAILLSIQLLVSASKLEMIDYESQHVTCSKGLFNCTVKACAGIPIQKCPVDAKGLSVQPVLCCRQGTACRPCLHIRLDIQPRNDQTASYASVCYTVPQLIMPLCKKLEFTVIPAAPDEQASSKAWLSLLLESKALSFSSQVTVYVCNLHSTVVLPSVDEVCSSASQGVVEECEVPSFSTPIDPERREVMLRVAKEEDSPYHLEMCLQHEHNGMCRTWKEKSLPLHSVTPCMCFQLWWDKGDERSRRSRSCPFRNNTELFQRNLWENVSVSVVQGQMNSGGAMLSWNLTAPCRVEAEVWPCQRDAGVDKDRCTELGDIRQRLSNDIWRENDRGLWLMPGVFEDVKPGLDLCVMVKVKGKNSELGPFCPIDSRWWHWRWGLLVLVSLMLVGLAGMCLYFLHGKLKRWAWEWHQKECDQLPIRGHVVLLSPPDVDNSVSELVCELGSSLHARGLSVSVDLWSRAELCSLGPLPWLHSQLQPLDSQGGRALLVLTQAAWKKAEDWGQQWDQHGQQGRDIAQAVEEKRLLQGLSSPYADVFSAALSCIKVDHQQGCAGKRFLLVHFEAHSSKPLSSERDLPELFQGLPLFHLPSQRQELLVQLAIGSNGPRAGIGG comes from the exons GGTCTCTTTAACTGCACAGTGAAGGCATGTGCTGGGATTCCGATCCAAAAGTGTCCTGTGGATGCAAAAGGGCTGTCGGTGCAGCCTGTGCTGTGCTGCAGACAGGGCACAGCATGCAGACCTTGCCTACACATTCGCCTTGACATCCAGCCCAGAAACGACCAGACAG caTCGTATGCGAGTGTGTGTTACACTGTGCCACAGCTAATAATGCCTCTGTGCAAAAAGCTCGAGTTCACAGTGATCCCTGCTGCTCCGGATGAGCAAGCTTCATCCAAG GCATGGCTGTCACTGCTGCTTGAGTCTAAAGCCCTGTCCTTCAGCAGTCAGGTGACTGTGTATGTTTGTAACCTTCACTCGACTGTGGTGCTTCCGTCAGTGGATGAAG TGTGCTCATCCGCCTCACAGGGAGTTGTAGAGGAATGTGAAG TCCCCAGTTTCAGCACTCCGATTGATCCGGAGAGACGTGAGGTGATGCTGCGAGTCGCAAAGGAAGAGGACAGTCCCTACCACCTAGAAATGTGCCTACAACATGAACATAATGGAATGTGCAGG ACCTGGAAAGAGAAGTCCCTTCCACTGCACTCTGTCACCCCCTGCATGTGCTTCCAG tTGTGGTGGGATAAAGGAGACGAGAGGTCTCGTCGATCTAGGAGCTGTCCTTTTAGGAACAACACCG AGCTGTTCCAGAGGAACCTATGGGAGAATGTGTCAGTATCTGTGGTACAGGGCCAGATGAACAGTGGCGGTGCAATGCTGTCCTGGAACCTGACTGCCCCCTGTAGGGTGGAGGCTGAAGTGTGGCCCTGCCAGAGAGATGCAGGCGTGGACAAGGACAGATGCACAGAGCTGGGGGACATTAGGCAGCGTCTGTCAAATGACATATGGAGGGAAAATGACAGGGGACTCTGG CTGATGCCAGGTGTGTTTGAGGATGTCAAACCTGGCCTTGATCTCTGTGTGATG GTGAAGGTCAAAGGGAAGAACAGTGAGCTTGGCCCCTTCTGTCCCATTGACT CCAGATGGTGGCACTGGCGCTGGGGTTTGCTGGTTCTGGTCTCCCTGATGCTGGTAGGCCTAGCAGGAATGTGTCTCTATTTCCTGCATGGCAAACTGAAAC GGTGGGCATGGGAATGGCACCAGAAGGAGTGTGATCAAC TACCTATAAGGGGCCACGTGGTGCTGCTGAGCCCGCCGGATGTGGATAACTCTGTGTCAGAGCTGGTATGTGAGCTTGGCTCCTCTCTGCATGCCAGGGGCCTCAGTGTGTCTGTGGACCTGTGGAGTCGGGCTGAGCTGTGCTCTCTGGGGCCCCTGCCCTGGCTGCACTCCCAGCTGCAGCCCCTGGACAGCCAGGGGGGCAGGGCCTTACTGGTACTGACGCAGGCAGCCTGGAAGAAGGCAGAGGATTGGGGTCAACAGTGGGACCAGCATGGCCAGCAGGGAAGGGACATAGCCCAGGCAGTGGAGGAGAAGAGGCTTCTCCAGGGCTTGTCCTCCCCATACGCGGACGTGTTCAGTGCCGCTCTGAGCTGCATCAAGGTGGACCACCAGCAAGGGTGCGCTGGAAAGCGCTTCCTCCTGGTCCACTTTGAGGCCCATTCTTCCAAGCCCCTCAGCAGTGAAAGGGATCTCCCAGAGTTGTTCCAAGGGCTGCCCTTGTTTCACCTGCCCTCCCAGAGACAGGAGCTCCTCGTTCAGCTGGCCATAGGGTCTAATGGGCCTAGGGCTGGTATAGGTGGATAG
- the LOC139564206 gene encoding interleukin-17 receptor C-like isoform X3: MIDYESQHVTCSKGLFNCTVKACAGIPIQKCPVDAKGLSVQPVLCCRQGTACRPCLHIRLDIQPRNDQTASYASVCYTVPQLIMPLCKKLEFTVIPAAPDEQASSKQAWLSLLLESKALSFSSQVTVYVCNLHSTVVLPSVDEVCSSASQGVVEECEVPSFSTPIDPERREVMLRVAKEEDSPYHLEMCLQHEHNGMCRTWKEKSLPLHSVTPCMCFQLWWDKGDERSRRSRSCPFRNNTELFQRNLWENVSVSVVQGQMNSGGAMLSWNLTAPCRVEAEVWPCQRDAGVDKDRCTELGDIRQRLSNDIWRENDRGLWLMPGVFEDVKPGLDLCVMVKVKGKNSELGPFCPIDSRWWHWRWGLLVLVSLMLVGLAGMCLYFLHGKLKRWAWEWHQKECDQLPIRGHVVLLSPPDVDNSVSELVCELGSSLHARGLSVSVDLWSRAELCSLGPLPWLHSQLQPLDSQGGRALLVLTQAAWKKAEDWGQQWDQHGQQGRDIAQAVEEKRLLQGLSSPYADVFSAALSCIKVDHQQGCAGKRFLLVHFEAHSSKPLSSERDLPELFQGLPLFHLPSQRQELLVQLAIGSNGPRAGIGG; this comes from the exons GGTCTCTTTAACTGCACAGTGAAGGCATGTGCTGGGATTCCGATCCAAAAGTGTCCTGTGGATGCAAAAGGGCTGTCGGTGCAGCCTGTGCTGTGCTGCAGACAGGGCACAGCATGCAGACCTTGCCTACACATTCGCCTTGACATCCAGCCCAGAAACGACCAGACAG caTCGTATGCGAGTGTGTGTTACACTGTGCCACAGCTAATAATGCCTCTGTGCAAAAAGCTCGAGTTCACAGTGATCCCTGCTGCTCCGGATGAGCAAGCTTCATCCAAG CAGGCATGGCTGTCACTGCTGCTTGAGTCTAAAGCCCTGTCCTTCAGCAGTCAGGTGACTGTGTATGTTTGTAACCTTCACTCGACTGTGGTGCTTCCGTCAGTGGATGAAG TGTGCTCATCCGCCTCACAGGGAGTTGTAGAGGAATGTGAAG TCCCCAGTTTCAGCACTCCGATTGATCCGGAGAGACGTGAGGTGATGCTGCGAGTCGCAAAGGAAGAGGACAGTCCCTACCACCTAGAAATGTGCCTACAACATGAACATAATGGAATGTGCAGG ACCTGGAAAGAGAAGTCCCTTCCACTGCACTCTGTCACCCCCTGCATGTGCTTCCAG tTGTGGTGGGATAAAGGAGACGAGAGGTCTCGTCGATCTAGGAGCTGTCCTTTTAGGAACAACACCG AGCTGTTCCAGAGGAACCTATGGGAGAATGTGTCAGTATCTGTGGTACAGGGCCAGATGAACAGTGGCGGTGCAATGCTGTCCTGGAACCTGACTGCCCCCTGTAGGGTGGAGGCTGAAGTGTGGCCCTGCCAGAGAGATGCAGGCGTGGACAAGGACAGATGCACAGAGCTGGGGGACATTAGGCAGCGTCTGTCAAATGACATATGGAGGGAAAATGACAGGGGACTCTGG CTGATGCCAGGTGTGTTTGAGGATGTCAAACCTGGCCTTGATCTCTGTGTGATG GTGAAGGTCAAAGGGAAGAACAGTGAGCTTGGCCCCTTCTGTCCCATTGACT CCAGATGGTGGCACTGGCGCTGGGGTTTGCTGGTTCTGGTCTCCCTGATGCTGGTAGGCCTAGCAGGAATGTGTCTCTATTTCCTGCATGGCAAACTGAAAC GGTGGGCATGGGAATGGCACCAGAAGGAGTGTGATCAAC TACCTATAAGGGGCCACGTGGTGCTGCTGAGCCCGCCGGATGTGGATAACTCTGTGTCAGAGCTGGTATGTGAGCTTGGCTCCTCTCTGCATGCCAGGGGCCTCAGTGTGTCTGTGGACCTGTGGAGTCGGGCTGAGCTGTGCTCTCTGGGGCCCCTGCCCTGGCTGCACTCCCAGCTGCAGCCCCTGGACAGCCAGGGGGGCAGGGCCTTACTGGTACTGACGCAGGCAGCCTGGAAGAAGGCAGAGGATTGGGGTCAACAGTGGGACCAGCATGGCCAGCAGGGAAGGGACATAGCCCAGGCAGTGGAGGAGAAGAGGCTTCTCCAGGGCTTGTCCTCCCCATACGCGGACGTGTTCAGTGCCGCTCTGAGCTGCATCAAGGTGGACCACCAGCAAGGGTGCGCTGGAAAGCGCTTCCTCCTGGTCCACTTTGAGGCCCATTCTTCCAAGCCCCTCAGCAGTGAAAGGGATCTCCCAGAGTTGTTCCAAGGGCTGCCCTTGTTTCACCTGCCCTCCCAGAGACAGGAGCTCCTCGTTCAGCTGGCCATAGGGTCTAATGGGCCTAGGGCTGGTATAGGTGGATAG